A genome region from Patescibacteria group bacterium includes the following:
- a CDS encoding KH domain-containing protein — translation MQKEVLESSHSKVNNSEIIEVICGLTEGLLEKMSLSGKVRAKIVDQDNEDIIWVNIENKENPNLLIGQRGSNLNALQHLLRLAVRRKVNQIVNFILDVNKYRENRMVYLQKLAQDSAERVAKTKKPLILEAMPAYERRIIHLFLADSDEVVTESEGELEERRVIIKPKEE, via the coding sequence ATGCAAAAAGAAGTATTAGAAAGTTCTCATTCGAAAGTGAATAACTCCGAAATTATTGAAGTGATTTGCGGGCTTACAGAGGGGTTGCTGGAAAAGATGTCCCTCTCCGGCAAAGTGAGGGCGAAAATTGTGGATCAGGACAACGAGGATATAATCTGGGTTAATATTGAGAATAAAGAGAACCCCAATCTTTTAATCGGACAGCGAGGTTCTAATTTAAACGCGTTGCAGCACTTATTGAGATTGGCGGTGAGGCGCAAGGTTAATCAAATTGTCAATTTCATCTTAGATGTGAATAAATATAGGGAGAATCGGATGGTTTACCTTCAAAAATTAGCCCAGGATTCCGCGGAGCGAGTGGCTAAAACTAAAAAGCCCCTTATTTTGGAAGCAATGCCTGCTTATGAGCGCAGAATTATTCATCTTTTCTTGGCGGATAGCGATGAGGTAGTCACGGAAAGCGAAGGCGAACTGGAAGAAAGGCGCGTGATAATCAAGCCGAAAGAAGAGTAA